A genome region from Vibrio tapetis subsp. tapetis includes the following:
- a CDS encoding N-acetylglucosamine kinase: protein MVKYFVGIDGGGTSCRARIKDAQGNVIGEAKSGSANILLGVSVAMQSIVSAITQAATQGGLNENDFQHMHLGLALAGAEQKSAWHAFMALEHPFASLTLNTDAYGACLGAHDGKDGAIMIAGTGSCGILLLNGEQHVVGGREFPISDQGGGAIMGLHLIQQVLLAQDGIKPNTKLSQHVMAHFSNDVDEIVAWSKTAKPRDYGQFCPQIFEFSLTGDTLAVELMQQTAADIEMYLVALNNRGAKRIALMGSIGERISKWLSPLAQQWLVQPSSDAIEGGLMMAGRPEHNLYPLEVLEVTQ, encoded by the coding sequence ATGGTTAAGTATTTCGTTGGTATAGATGGCGGCGGTACATCCTGCCGTGCCCGAATTAAAGACGCTCAAGGCAATGTCATCGGCGAAGCCAAAAGTGGCAGTGCAAACATATTACTGGGTGTGTCCGTTGCGATGCAATCCATCGTATCGGCTATCACTCAAGCCGCCACTCAAGGCGGGCTAAATGAAAATGACTTCCAGCACATGCACCTTGGATTAGCACTCGCGGGCGCTGAACAAAAGTCTGCATGGCACGCATTTATGGCATTAGAACATCCATTTGCCAGCCTCACACTTAATACCGATGCTTATGGCGCTTGCTTAGGCGCTCATGACGGAAAAGACGGCGCTATTATGATCGCAGGTACTGGGTCATGTGGCATTTTACTGCTGAATGGTGAACAACATGTTGTTGGTGGCCGAGAGTTTCCAATCTCCGATCAAGGTGGCGGTGCAATCATGGGTCTCCATCTTATCCAGCAAGTCTTATTAGCCCAAGATGGCATAAAACCAAACACCAAATTATCGCAACACGTCATGGCTCACTTTTCTAACGATGTCGATGAGATAGTCGCTTGGTCAAAAACCGCGAAACCGCGAGATTATGGTCAATTTTGCCCTCAAATTTTTGAATTCTCCCTAACGGGCGACACCTTAGCGGTTGAATTAATGCAACAAACAGCCGCTGACATCGAAATGTATCTCGTCGCATTAAACAACCGAGGGGCAAAAAGAATTGCTCTTATGGGTAGCATTGGCGAGCGCATTTCTAAATGGCTTTCACCTTTGGCACAGCAATGGTTAGTCCAACCAAGCTCTGATGCAATAGAAGGCGGCCTGATGATGGCGGGTCGTCCGGAACATAACTTATACCCACTTGAAGTGCTTGAGGTAACCCAATGA
- a CDS encoding beta-N-acetylhexosaminidase has protein sequence MNYRVDLAVLSDENKVSRFGMTLHNLSDQALTDWTLHFAVDRYILPETLTQGSIKQIGGYCQLTPENQQTLEANNLYYVEFDINTVPFRFLTDGINDAFIEVNTSSDSQRISVDITPITLASPYKERTHVPTVSSAELSLIPQPLFLERSEGRFILTPDVGINRQSELANVGVNWLIGEIEKNADISLCESETGKITYRSNPTLDEGCYNLTISPNRIIVESGSSNGFVHASATLLQIISGQQINLVLPCLSIKDKPRYRYRGMMLDCARHFHSVEQVKSLINHLASYKFNHFHWHLTDDEGWRIEIKAFPELTQIGAWRGLDTPIEPQYSHIDSTYGGFYTQEDIADVVQYALDRSVTVIPEIDIPGHCRAAIKSLPNLLVDPEDKSEYRSIQYYNDNVLSPALPGTYQFVDTVLEEIAALFPAPYIHIGADEVPKGVWTKSPSCQALMEQHGYEEPSELQGHLLRHAEQKLKSLGKRMLGWEEAQHGDKVSKDTVIFSWLSEEAALTCAQKGFDVVLQPGQSTYLDMTQDFAPEEHGVDWANPIPLERAYRYEPLDALAENDPIRNRVWGVQCALWCEIIENQSQLEYMVFPRITAMAEVNWSDKSRRDWLDYLARLQAHLNHLDRQGVNYRNPWQQ, from the coding sequence ATGAACTATCGCGTCGATTTAGCGGTGCTCTCTGATGAGAACAAAGTTTCTCGCTTTGGCATGACCCTACATAACCTAAGCGACCAAGCCTTAACGGACTGGACACTTCATTTTGCAGTTGATCGCTACATTCTTCCGGAAACATTGACTCAAGGAAGCATCAAACAGATCGGTGGCTACTGCCAGTTAACTCCAGAAAACCAGCAAACTTTGGAAGCAAACAACCTCTATTATGTTGAGTTTGACATCAACACCGTACCATTTAGGTTTCTAACTGACGGAATAAACGATGCGTTCATTGAAGTAAATACTTCTTCAGATTCTCAAAGAATCAGTGTTGATATCACACCAATCACATTGGCAAGTCCATACAAAGAAAGAACACACGTCCCAACGGTGTCTTCGGCTGAGTTATCACTGATCCCTCAACCTTTATTTTTAGAAAGGTCAGAAGGCCGTTTCATTCTCACTCCAGACGTAGGAATTAATCGTCAGTCTGAATTAGCGAATGTGGGCGTAAACTGGCTGATTGGCGAAATTGAAAAGAACGCCGATATAAGCTTATGCGAATCTGAAACGGGGAAAATCACTTATCGTTCGAATCCGACTCTCGACGAAGGTTGCTATAATCTCACCATTTCACCCAACAGAATAATTGTTGAGTCAGGGTCTTCCAACGGCTTTGTTCATGCCAGTGCAACCTTATTGCAGATCATCTCCGGCCAACAAATTAACTTAGTCTTGCCTTGCCTGAGCATTAAGGACAAACCCCGCTATCGTTACCGTGGCATGATGTTGGACTGTGCTCGTCATTTTCATAGCGTAGAGCAAGTAAAATCGCTCATCAATCATTTAGCGAGTTACAAATTTAACCACTTCCATTGGCATCTAACTGATGATGAAGGCTGGCGAATTGAAATTAAAGCCTTCCCTGAATTGACTCAAATAGGCGCGTGGCGCGGTCTAGATACCCCTATCGAGCCGCAATACAGTCATATTGATTCAACGTATGGCGGATTTTATACTCAAGAAGACATAGCTGATGTTGTGCAATATGCGTTAGATCGTAGCGTTACCGTGATCCCAGAGATCGATATCCCTGGTCATTGCCGCGCAGCAATAAAATCACTACCAAACTTACTGGTTGATCCTGAAGATAAGTCCGAGTATCGCAGTATTCAGTATTACAACGACAACGTACTTTCCCCTGCATTACCCGGGACATATCAATTTGTTGATACGGTATTAGAAGAAATCGCCGCACTGTTTCCAGCTCCTTACATCCACATTGGCGCAGACGAAGTACCTAAAGGTGTTTGGACAAAAAGCCCGAGCTGTCAAGCGCTGATGGAACAACATGGTTATGAAGAACCAAGCGAGCTTCAAGGCCATCTACTGCGTCATGCGGAACAAAAATTAAAATCCTTGGGTAAGCGAATGCTGGGTTGGGAAGAAGCACAACACGGCGATAAAGTCAGTAAAGACACCGTTATTTTTTCATGGTTAAGTGAAGAAGCTGCGCTGACTTGTGCTCAAAAAGGCTTTGATGTGGTTCTACAACCAGGCCAAAGCACTTACCTAGATATGACCCAAGATTTTGCCCCCGAAGAACACGGTGTTGACTGGGCAAACCCAATCCCATTGGAGCGAGCCTATCGCTATGAACCACTTGATGCTCTCGCTGAAAATGACCCAATTCGAAACCGTGTTTGGGGAGTCCAATGTGCACTTTGGTGTGAAATCATTGAAAACCAATCTCAACTTGAATACATGGTGTTCCCACGAATAACCGCAATGGCGGAAGTGAACTGGAGTGACAAATCTCGACGTGACTGGCTGGATTACCTCGCCAGACTGCAAGCTCATTTGAACCATTTAGATCGTCAAGGCGTCAACTACCGAAACCCTTGGCAACAGTAA
- a CDS encoding GH36-type glycosyl hydrolase domain-containing protein codes for MKYGYFDNDNREYVITRPDVPAPWTNYLGTEKFCTVISHNAGGYSFYNSPEHNRVTKFRPNASFDRPGHYVYLRDDETGDYWSISWQPVAKSLDEASYEVRHGLSYSKFKCEYNDITATKTLFVPKGEDAEVWDVVLKNTGNKPRTISAFSFVEFSFSHIASDNQNHQMSLYSAGTEYKDGVIEYDLYYNTDDFEGFYYLASTFDPDSYDGQRDNFLGMYRDEANPIAVEQGRCSNSAQTCYNHCGSLHKQFVIQPGEEIRFAYVLGIGKGNGAKLRTKYQDLTKLDEDFAGIKQHWDERCNKFQVTSPNEGLDTMINTWTLYQAETCVVWSRFASFIEVGGRTGLGYRDTAQDAISVPHSNPEMTRKRLVDLLRGQVKAGYGLHLFDPDWFDPEKADVVPSKSPTVVPTPSDEDKIHGIEDTCSDDHLWIVPTICKYVMETGEDSFFNEEIPYADGGTATVYEHMKAALNFSAEYVGNTGICKGLRADWNDCLNLGGGESSMVSFLHYWALQEFIDLAKHLGRHDDVDTYTTMAEGVRQACETHLWDEEGGWYIRGLTKDGDKIGTAQQTEGRIHLESNTLAVLSGAVSQERGEIAMNSVDEHLYSDYGLHLNSPSFSTPNDDIGFVTRVYQGVKENGAIFSHPNPWAWVAEAKLGRGDQAMKFYDALNPYNQNDMIETRYAEPYSYVQFIMGRDHQDHGRANHPWLTGTSGWAYFAVTNFILGVRLGFDGLIVDPCIPTDWPGFEVRREWRDAVYNIKVENPDSVSKGVKTLLLNGQAIDGAIPVQPAGSVNDVTVILG; via the coding sequence ATGAAATACGGCTATTTCGACAACGACAATCGTGAATACGTCATTACCCGTCCAGATGTTCCTGCACCTTGGACAAACTACCTAGGTACAGAAAAGTTTTGTACGGTAATTTCACACAATGCTGGTGGCTATTCATTCTATAACTCACCGGAGCACAATCGTGTTACTAAGTTTCGTCCAAACGCTTCATTTGATCGCCCTGGGCATTACGTCTACTTACGTGATGACGAAACCGGTGATTACTGGTCGATTTCATGGCAGCCGGTGGCAAAAAGCTTAGATGAAGCAAGTTATGAAGTTCGTCATGGCTTGTCTTATTCTAAATTCAAATGTGAATACAATGACATCACCGCTACCAAAACCTTATTCGTACCAAAAGGCGAAGACGCCGAAGTTTGGGACGTAGTATTAAAAAATACCGGTAACAAGCCTCGTACGATTAGTGCCTTTTCTTTTGTAGAATTTTCTTTTAGCCACATTGCCTCTGACAATCAAAACCATCAAATGTCGTTGTACTCAGCGGGGACGGAATACAAAGATGGCGTCATTGAATACGACTTGTACTACAACACCGATGATTTTGAAGGCTTCTATTACCTCGCCTCAACGTTTGACCCAGATAGCTACGATGGCCAACGTGATAACTTCCTAGGTATGTACCGTGATGAAGCTAACCCGATTGCGGTAGAGCAAGGTCGTTGTAGTAACAGCGCCCAAACGTGTTACAACCATTGTGGTTCATTGCATAAACAATTTGTTATTCAGCCAGGTGAAGAGATTCGTTTTGCTTACGTGCTAGGTATTGGTAAAGGCAACGGCGCTAAATTGCGTACTAAATACCAAGACCTAACCAAACTTGATGAAGATTTCGCAGGCATCAAGCAACACTGGGATGAACGCTGCAATAAATTCCAAGTCACGTCACCAAACGAAGGTTTGGATACCATGATCAACACATGGACGCTTTACCAAGCCGAGACTTGTGTCGTTTGGTCTCGTTTTGCTTCTTTCATTGAAGTGGGCGGCCGTACTGGCCTTGGTTATCGTGATACGGCTCAAGACGCCATTTCTGTCCCGCATTCAAACCCAGAAATGACACGTAAACGCTTAGTCGATCTACTCCGTGGGCAAGTAAAAGCGGGCTACGGTTTGCACCTGTTTGATCCAGACTGGTTCGATCCTGAAAAAGCAGACGTTGTACCATCTAAATCGCCGACCGTTGTGCCAACGCCAAGTGACGAAGACAAGATCCACGGTATCGAAGACACTTGTTCTGATGATCACCTATGGATCGTACCAACCATCTGTAAATATGTAATGGAAACCGGCGAAGATAGCTTTTTCAACGAAGAAATTCCGTACGCTGATGGCGGAACGGCTACCGTTTATGAGCACATGAAAGCAGCACTAAACTTCTCAGCTGAATACGTGGGTAACACCGGTATTTGTAAAGGTTTACGTGCCGACTGGAATGACTGTTTAAACCTAGGCGGTGGTGAGTCGTCGATGGTGTCGTTCCTACACTATTGGGCGCTGCAAGAGTTTATCGACCTAGCTAAACACCTAGGCCGTCATGATGACGTCGATACTTACACCACCATGGCAGAAGGCGTTCGCCAAGCCTGTGAAACTCACCTATGGGACGAAGAAGGCGGTTGGTACATTCGTGGTTTAACGAAAGATGGCGACAAAATTGGTACCGCTCAACAAACAGAAGGCCGTATTCACCTTGAGTCGAACACATTAGCAGTGCTTTCTGGTGCGGTATCTCAAGAGCGTGGCGAAATTGCCATGAACTCGGTCGATGAGCACCTGTATTCCGATTACGGATTACACCTAAACTCGCCATCGTTTTCGACACCGAATGATGACATCGGCTTCGTTACTCGCGTCTATCAAGGTGTGAAAGAAAACGGCGCGATCTTCTCCCACCCTAACCCATGGGCTTGGGTCGCTGAAGCTAAGCTAGGTCGTGGCGATCAAGCGATGAAATTCTACGATGCGCTTAACCCATACAACCAAAACGACATGATTGAGACTCGCTATGCAGAACCATACTCATACGTGCAGTTCATCATGGGACGAGATCATCAAGATCATGGCCGTGCCAATCACCCATGGCTAACAGGTACGTCAGGTTGGGCTTACTTCGCCGTAACCAACTTCATTTTGGGTGTACGTCTGGGCTTCGATGGTCTGATTGTCGACCCATGTATCCCAACGGACTGGCCTGGTTTTGAAGTTCGCCGTGAATGGCGCGACGCGGTTTATAACATCAAGGTTGAAAACCCTGACTCGGTAAGTAAGGGCGTAAAAACGTTACTACTAAATGGCCAAGCCATTGATGGCGCGATTCCAGTACAACCTGCTGGTAGCGTGAATGACGTAACGGTTATTTTAGGTTAA
- a CDS encoding phosphoglucomutase/phosphomannomutase family protein, with the protein MIKFGTGGWRAFIGEEFTKDNVCLVAQAVANIMIDEAVTDEGFVVGFDRRFLSDKAGRWFAQVLAANGIQTSFIDKFVPTPIVMFKAKEMGCAYSACITASHNPADYNGIKVFIRGGRDADEIITEKIESQISHLTLHDVKSVDFDTAVSNGSILVINPMNEFVDSIIDFIDIEAIKKANLRVLIDPMFGVAKNALQTVLINGRCDVDVINDGKNPDFGGLMPSPNAATLYLLKHLVAAEKYDIGIGTDGDADRLGIIDEKGNFIHPNEVLILLYYYLLEYKGWKGSVVRNIATTHLLDKIAHAHGEKSFEVPVGFKHISSQMEADDSLIGGESSGGLTIRGHIKGKDGVFASSLLVEMISVTGKKLSEMLDEIYAKYGYAYTAEGDCTFKTSEKDALYNRIYVEKQLPEFEYEIDRVSYEDGAKVYFKNGGWVIARFSGTEPLLRIFAEMADQTTAEKVVNQVKAFLSL; encoded by the coding sequence ATGATCAAGTTCGGTACAGGTGGCTGGCGCGCCTTTATCGGTGAAGAGTTTACCAAAGACAATGTGTGTCTTGTGGCTCAAGCCGTCGCCAACATTATGATCGACGAAGCAGTAACCGATGAGGGATTTGTTGTCGGTTTCGACCGCCGTTTTTTATCGGATAAAGCAGGGCGTTGGTTTGCACAAGTTTTAGCAGCCAATGGTATTCAAACAAGTTTCATTGATAAGTTTGTTCCAACACCTATTGTCATGTTCAAAGCTAAAGAGATGGGTTGTGCCTACTCTGCTTGTATAACGGCCTCTCATAATCCAGCCGATTACAATGGCATCAAGGTGTTCATTCGTGGCGGTCGTGATGCTGACGAAATCATTACGGAAAAAATTGAAAGCCAAATTTCACACCTAACACTGCACGACGTAAAGTCAGTAGATTTTGACACTGCGGTTAGTAATGGCTCAATACTGGTTATCAACCCAATGAACGAGTTTGTCGATTCCATCATCGACTTCATTGATATTGAAGCCATCAAAAAAGCCAATTTGCGCGTCCTGATTGACCCTATGTTCGGCGTAGCAAAGAATGCTCTGCAAACGGTATTAATCAACGGTCGTTGTGATGTCGACGTGATCAACGATGGCAAAAACCCTGACTTTGGTGGCCTAATGCCATCACCGAATGCGGCCACTTTGTATTTACTTAAGCATCTTGTCGCTGCAGAAAAATACGATATTGGTATTGGCACTGATGGCGATGCCGACCGCTTAGGCATCATCGACGAAAAAGGCAACTTCATTCACCCGAACGAAGTGCTTATTTTATTGTATTACTACTTACTTGAGTATAAAGGTTGGAAAGGCTCGGTTGTTCGTAACATCGCCACCACTCATCTCCTAGACAAAATTGCCCATGCCCATGGAGAAAAGAGTTTTGAGGTTCCTGTAGGCTTTAAGCACATCAGCTCCCAAATGGAAGCAGACGACTCACTGATTGGCGGTGAAAGTTCCGGTGGCTTAACCATCCGCGGCCATATCAAAGGGAAAGATGGTGTTTTTGCATCTAGCCTTTTGGTGGAAATGATCAGCGTGACCGGTAAAAAGTTGTCTGAAATGCTTGATGAGATTTACGCAAAATATGGTTATGCCTACACGGCGGAAGGCGACTGCACCTTTAAAACGTCAGAAAAAGATGCGTTATACAACCGTATTTATGTAGAGAAGCAGCTGCCTGAATTTGAATATGAAATCGATCGTGTCAGCTATGAAGATGGCGCTAAAGTCTACTTCAAAAATGGAGGCTGGGTCATTGCTCGCTTCTCTGGTACAGAACCATTACTACGAATATTCGCCGAAATGGCCGATCAAACCACTGCCGAGAAGGTGGTAAATCAAGTGAAAGCGTTCCTTTCATTGTAG
- a CDS encoding ABC transporter permease has product MKEKHNLWKASSGSFALLLVLPILAIFYTSMGDADDLFHHLLNTVMPTYAYNTVVLVVGVMLLSLLMGVPSAWLMAMCKLPSEKILQWALVLPLAMPGYIVGYIFTDWFDFAGPVQVLLRDFTGWGPGEYWFPDLRTLPGAIFVLSLVLYPYVYLLARAAFMEQNVSLLQSSRLLKCSPWETFKRISLPLARPSIAVGLSLVAMETIGDFGTVSYFAVNTLTTAVYDTWLGYSNLTAAAKISALMLIVVIVFLSSERYSRRKQKLFQSQYSSHEDIRTTLKGTKKWLALLWCWGLVSVAFIFPLMQLCIYAFKYFDQSWTAEFRQYALNSLYVSITAAVIAVTIALVVNFNQRLNQSRGSVMAMRLSSMGYAVPGTVLAIGVMAPVISMDHMVNDIAKYMEWGRPGLIFSGSMFALIFAMVVRFSAVAIGSIESNLNKISPSLDMATRTMGCSANQMLKRVHLPLVRRGALIAGLLVFIEAMKELNAALLLRPFNFETLATYVFNFASDEHLELAALPAVLLVLVGLVPLIVVNRSLERDH; this is encoded by the coding sequence ATGAAAGAAAAACATAATCTTTGGAAAGCCAGCAGTGGGAGCTTTGCTTTACTGCTGGTTTTGCCGATCTTAGCGATCTTCTATACATCGATGGGGGACGCAGATGATCTGTTCCACCATTTACTCAATACGGTCATGCCAACCTATGCCTACAACACGGTAGTGTTAGTTGTGGGTGTCATGCTGCTCTCATTGTTAATGGGTGTACCCAGTGCATGGCTTATGGCTATGTGTAAATTGCCGAGTGAAAAAATACTGCAATGGGCTTTGGTTTTACCATTGGCGATGCCTGGCTATATTGTGGGGTATATTTTTACCGACTGGTTTGACTTTGCAGGCCCTGTTCAGGTTCTGCTTCGAGACTTTACCGGCTGGGGGCCTGGCGAATACTGGTTTCCAGATTTAAGAACCCTTCCTGGCGCTATTTTTGTTCTGTCTCTTGTACTTTACCCTTACGTTTATCTGTTAGCTCGAGCGGCGTTTATGGAACAAAATGTTTCTTTGCTGCAATCTTCTCGCCTATTGAAGTGCTCTCCTTGGGAGACGTTTAAACGCATATCTTTACCGTTAGCTAGGCCATCAATCGCAGTCGGCTTGTCTCTCGTTGCAATGGAAACGATTGGTGACTTTGGTACGGTAAGCTATTTCGCTGTGAATACACTAACGACTGCGGTTTATGATACTTGGCTCGGTTATTCGAACCTAACCGCCGCAGCTAAGATATCGGCATTGATGTTGATCGTCGTGATTGTTTTCCTTTCAAGCGAAAGATACAGCCGAAGAAAGCAGAAGCTGTTTCAGAGTCAATACAGTAGTCATGAAGACATCCGGACCACGTTAAAGGGTACTAAAAAATGGCTCGCATTACTGTGGTGTTGGGGGCTTGTTTCCGTGGCCTTTATTTTCCCGTTAATGCAGCTGTGCATTTATGCCTTTAAGTATTTTGACCAAAGTTGGACCGCTGAGTTTCGTCAATACGCACTCAATAGTTTATATGTGTCGATCACGGCAGCCGTGATCGCCGTGACGATTGCACTTGTGGTGAACTTCAATCAGCGTTTAAATCAATCTAGAGGCAGCGTGATGGCTATGCGTTTGTCTTCAATGGGTTATGCTGTACCGGGTACGGTGTTAGCCATTGGCGTAATGGCGCCTGTTATCTCAATGGATCATATGGTTAACGATATCGCTAAGTATATGGAGTGGGGCAGGCCAGGGCTGATATTCTCAGGCTCTATGTTCGCACTTATCTTTGCTATGGTTGTTCGTTTCTCAGCCGTGGCGATTGGCAGTATTGAAAGTAACCTAAATAAAATATCACCGTCTTTGGATATGGCGACACGCACGATGGGTTGCAGCGCCAATCAAATGTTAAAGCGTGTCCATTTGCCACTTGTTAGGCGAGGTGCCTTAATCGCCGGGCTGTTGGTATTTATTGAAGCAATGAAAGAGCTTAATGCCGCGTTACTGCTTCGACCGTTTAATTTTGAAACCCTTGCTACCTATGTATTCAATTTTGCTTCCGATGAGCATCTCGAATTAGCTGCGCTTCCTGCTGTTTTATTGGTACTAGTGGGGCTTGTTCCGCTTATTGTTGTAAACCGTTCTTTAGAGAGAGACCACTAA
- a CDS encoding Fe(3+) ABC transporter substrate-binding protein — protein MKKMLTLAAVACGVLAPQAMAADEVNVYSYRQPFLVEPMFNEFTKETGIKVNVKFAKKGLAEKLAQEGEYSPADVILTVDISRLAELSNKDLVQPVNSKIIEANIPAQYQDVDNQWFGITTRARAVYSSRDRVGKLGDDFTYADLATPEFKGKICTRSGKHPYNVSLVSAMIAHKGEAETKAWLEGVKANLARKPQGNDRGQVKAIKEGLCDVSLGNSYYLGKMVNDKEQKAWADAVYINFPNQNAEGTHVNISGMAMAKYSPNKDNAQKLMEFLTESTAQSMYAEVNFESPVKAGVAPSKLVASWGEFRADDLSLDKIAEYHSAAIKLLDEVKFDL, from the coding sequence ATGAAAAAAATGCTAACCTTAGCCGCTGTGGCATGTGGTGTTCTTGCTCCTCAAGCTATGGCTGCAGATGAAGTCAATGTTTACTCTTACCGTCAGCCTTTCCTTGTTGAGCCTATGTTCAACGAGTTTACAAAAGAAACTGGCATCAAAGTAAACGTGAAATTCGCGAAAAAAGGTCTGGCAGAGAAGTTAGCTCAAGAAGGGGAGTACAGCCCTGCGGATGTTATCTTAACTGTTGATATCAGCCGTCTTGCAGAACTTTCAAATAAAGACTTAGTTCAACCTGTAAACAGCAAAATCATCGAAGCGAACATTCCTGCTCAGTACCAAGACGTAGACAATCAGTGGTTTGGTATTACGACTCGTGCTCGTGCCGTTTACTCATCACGTGATCGTGTTGGTAAGTTGGGCGACGATTTCACTTACGCTGATCTAGCAACTCCTGAGTTCAAAGGTAAAATCTGTACTCGTAGTGGTAAGCACCCATACAACGTATCTCTAGTTTCTGCGATGATCGCTCATAAAGGTGAAGCGGAAACAAAAGCATGGCTAGAAGGCGTTAAAGCTAACCTAGCACGTAAGCCTCAAGGTAACGACCGTGGCCAAGTTAAGGCTATCAAAGAAGGTCTATGTGATGTTTCTTTAGGTAACAGCTACTACCTTGGTAAAATGGTTAACGATAAAGAGCAAAAAGCTTGGGCTGATGCGGTATACATTAACTTCCCGAACCAAAATGCGGAAGGTACTCATGTAAACATCAGCGGCATGGCAATGGCTAAGTACTCGCCAAACAAAGACAACGCTCAGAAACTAATGGAGTTCCTAACTGAGTCAACAGCACAAAGCATGTACGCTGAAGTGAACTTCGAAAGCCCAGTTAAAGCGGGCGTAGCACCATCTAAGCTTGTTGCTTCATGGGGTGAGTTCCGTGCCGATGATTTATCACTAGATAAAATCGCCGAGTATCACAGTGCTGCAATTAAACTTCTTGATGAAGTGAAATTTGACCTTTAA
- the ltrA gene encoding group II intron reverse transcriptase/maturase: protein MRVYYSLYGHLLHKERLYKGFKKVWKAKGAAGIDRQSLSDYAQNLSDNLDQLLLELKTKRYTPQPVRRVEIPKDDGGVRLLGIPTVRDRVVQQALNDLLTPIFEEQFHPSSFGYRPNRSCHDAINKATMFIRRYGMQHVVDMDLSKCFDKLDHELILKSIKKRVTDSSVLELIKQFLKSGVMVDGEWQHTEIGSPQGGVISPLIANIYLDAFDQEMRKRGHRIVRYADDILIFCRSRKGAENAQVQATKVLEKQLKLTVNETKSHIAHSGEGVKFLGIEIGSHYSRIQPKKMSTFKGKLKRVTRRNGGKPLLEVIKQLNPLLRGFSQYFRIANANREFKKLAAWLRRRLRSVQLRLWKKPTRLHRRLRQLGYEGSFRYICMDSWRNAASPLASYSMPNQWFNDLGLVNLEHVRTGYVFSHYAEWKCA, encoded by the coding sequence TTGAGAGTTTACTACAGTTTATATGGTCACTTGCTCCACAAAGAGCGACTCTATAAAGGATTTAAAAAAGTGTGGAAAGCGAAAGGCGCGGCCGGAATAGATAGGCAGAGCCTAAGCGACTACGCCCAAAATCTGAGTGATAACCTAGATCAACTTCTTCTGGAACTCAAAACCAAGCGATACACCCCTCAACCCGTCAGACGGGTAGAAATACCGAAAGATGATGGTGGGGTGCGATTACTTGGGATCCCAACAGTACGGGATAGAGTTGTCCAACAAGCTCTAAATGATCTATTAACCCCAATCTTCGAAGAGCAGTTTCACCCATCCAGCTTTGGGTATAGACCGAATCGAAGTTGTCACGATGCTATAAACAAAGCGACGATGTTCATCCGTCGATACGGAATGCAACACGTCGTAGATATGGACTTATCGAAGTGCTTCGATAAGCTCGACCACGAGCTTATTCTAAAAAGCATTAAGAAACGAGTCACAGACAGTAGCGTACTGGAGCTCATCAAACAGTTCCTGAAAAGTGGCGTAATGGTTGATGGAGAGTGGCAGCATACCGAGATAGGTAGTCCGCAAGGTGGAGTAATAAGCCCACTGATAGCGAACATCTATCTGGATGCGTTTGATCAAGAGATGCGAAAGCGAGGACATCGAATAGTCCGTTATGCCGACGACATACTGATCTTCTGTCGCAGCCGTAAAGGTGCAGAAAATGCGCAAGTACAGGCAACGAAGGTCCTGGAAAAACAGCTCAAGTTAACGGTGAACGAAACCAAATCACACATAGCGCACAGCGGCGAAGGTGTGAAATTCCTTGGAATAGAAATCGGTAGCCATTATAGCCGTATTCAGCCAAAGAAAATGTCGACGTTCAAAGGAAAGTTGAAGCGAGTGACAAGACGCAATGGCGGTAAGCCATTGTTAGAAGTCATTAAACAACTGAATCCACTTCTGAGAGGGTTCAGCCAGTACTTTCGAATAGCGAATGCCAACAGGGAGTTTAAGAAACTGGCCGCGTGGTTAAGGCGAAGACTTCGCAGCGTCCAATTACGATTATGGAAAAAACCGACCCGACTCCACCGCAGGCTAAGACAGCTAGGTTACGAAGGGTCATTCAGGTATATCTGTATGGATAGTTGGAGAAATGCTGCGAGTCCATTAGCCAGTTACTCGATGCCAAATCAATGGTTTAACGACCTTGGATTAGTGAATCTTGAACACGTTAGGACAGGATATGTGTTCAGCCATTATGCTGAATGGAAATGTGCATGA